GCGGGCGGCGGCCATCCTGCGGTTGCTCGCGTCAGGGCCTCGTCAGCTCGGCGTGGTGGAGTTGGCGAACGCGTTGCGACTGCCGAAGGGGACCGTGCACGGCATCCTGCAGACGCTGCAGCACGTGGGCTTCGTCGAGCAGGACCGCTCGGGCGGCAAGTACCGGCTGGGCGCGGCGCTGCTGCACCTGGGCAACAGCTACCTGGACGTGAACGAGCTGCGGACACGGGCGCTCAACTGGGCCGACGCCCTGGCCTCGCGCGCCCGCGAGAGCGTCCGGATCGGCTCGCTGCACGACGGGCAGGTGCTGGTCGTCCACCACGTCTTCCGGCCCGACGACAGCCTCCAGATCCTCGAGGTGGGCGCGCTGCTGCCGGTGCACGCCACCGCGCTGGGCAAGGTGCTGCTGGCCTTCGACCTCCACGGGCAGGGCCTGCTGGACGAGTTGGACGCCTCGGGCCCCCAGTCCTTCACACCCAGGACGCTGGCCGGCGGGCGCGCGCTGGTCGAGGAGCTCGGCGAGGTCAGGGCCCGCGGTTGGGCCGCCGACGTCGAGGAGTTGATCGAAGGGGAGGCGTCCATCGCCGCTCCGATCTACGATGACCGGACCGTCATGGTCGGCGCGATCGGGATCTCCGGCGCGATCGAGCGGGTCTGCGACGAGGACGGCAGGCCGCGGCTGGACCTGGTCTCCGCCGTGCGCGACGCCGCCCGCGCCGTCTCCCGCGACCTGGGCGCCCGGCGCTGGTGAGCCCGGGGGCCTCGGGAGTCCGTCGAGGTCATTCGGCATTGTCGAACAGAACGTCGAACGGAACACCGCCGTGGGTCTAGTGGGACACGGTGTGCCGCAGAGTGTTGCACCGTGTACCGCAACGGGTGCGGAGCGGACTCGCCTCATACTTCTTTGAAGATCTTTTCGCGATCGTCACCGATCGAGTACAGCGCGCTCACCTGCGGTAACTCTGACTTTTGTGGCCCATGTGAGCAATGTCGCGCTTGGGGTACTCGTCACAGCGCAAGTGTGACATGGTTAACGTGTTGGACACTGCGGAACAGCGTGTACCGCAAGGGCAGCCGACAGGGAGTGGTGACGATGGTGGTGCCTCATCTGGACGTTCACGCGTTCGCGGCGATCCCCTCGCGACTGGCCCGGGACCTCCGGCCCCATGTCGGTCGCGCGGTGGAGGGCGTCCTGGGCGCGCAGACCGAGGACGAGCCCGCGGGCGTCAGCGGTCACGGAACCGTGCGGGAGGTCGTCGAACAGGCGCTCCGCCACTTCTACGACCTGGTCGAGGACCCTCGCCCCGTGGTCTGGGAGCGGGTCGCCGGACACTACGCCGAGCTCGGCCGTCGCCTGGCCGACGACCCGCCGTCGGTGGACCGGATGCACCAGTTGATGTTCCGGTCGGCGCGGGCGCTGTGGCACACCCTCGACGCGCTGGTCACCGTGGACTTCGACGAGACGATGCTCGGACTGATCGCCGAGGCGCAGTTCGGGTTCATCGAGGCCTGCTCCACCGCGCTCTCCCAGGGCTACCGCTCGCAGCAGCCCGAGGACCCCGAGCTGCGCCGCCAGCGTCGCCGCAAGCTGCTGGAGCTGCTCACCGCCGACCAGCGCCCCGAGGAGTCGGTGGTCGGCGAGCTGGCCAAGCAGGCCGGCTGGCCGCTGCCGAAGGCCGCCGCCGTCGCGGTGCTGCGGCCCCGGGACGGCTACGACATGGCGCAGTCCCTGATGGTGCCGGAGGAGATGCTGGTCGGCTCCGCCAACGGGCCGTTCCTGCTGATCCCCGACCCGGACGGCCCCGGCCGCGACCGGCTGCTGCGCCCGCTGCTGCGCGACTGGATCGTGGCGGTCGGGCCGACCATGTCCCCGATGCGCGCCGCCGAGTCGCTGCGCTGGGCCAAGGACGCCATGACGCTGGCCATCCGCGGGGTCATCGCCGACGACGACGTGATCGTCAGCACCGACCACGTGCCCACCCTGGTCATCTTCCACGCCGAGGGCCTGATCGGCAGCGCCGCCGACGCCCGGCTGGCCCCCCTGAGCGAGGTCCCCACCACGCACCGCGAGCGTCTGCTGGAGACGCTGCTTGCGCTGCTGGAGAGCAAGTTCAACGCCACCGAGGCGGCCCTCCGCCTCCATGTCCACCCGCAGACGGTCCGCTACCGGGCCCGTCAACTGGAGCAGTTGTTCGGAGAAGAGCTGCGCGACCCCCGAGGCTGTCTGGAGCTGGAGATGATCCTGCACGCCAGGCTGGCGGGCACCCGCCCCAGGCCCTCCTCGGCGACGCCCCCGGCCGCGCGGGGAACGGCGCGCGACCGCGGGGCCGGTGCCGTCCCGGCGTTGTCCTAGCCCATCATCCGAACGCAAAGGGAACCTGACACCGCAATGGCCATCTCCGAAACGCCCCGCGTCCGCCATGGAGTGGACGCGGAGGCCGCCGACGGGCCGGGCAGAACCAAGCGGATCGGTTACCGGCGGCTGCCGTCCGACCAGCGCCGTGACGAGATCATCGAAGCGGCGATCGTCACCTTCAGCGAGAACAACGACGCCTCGCTGGGTGACGTCGCCGCGACCGCGGGGATCTCCCGCACCTCCGTGTACCGCTTCTTCGAGACCCGGCAGGAGCTGCTGGCCGCGGCCTTCCGCGCCGCCGGGGACCAACTCCTCGACTACGTCCGCGACGCGCCGATGGGGCCGCCGTCCCAGGCGCTGGGGATCCGGCTGCACCGGTTCTTCGACTACATCGAGGACCACGAGACGACCTTCATCGGCATCGTCCGGTGGACCTCGCCGCTGGCCAACGACGAGATCCGCGAGATCGCCGACGCCGTCCGCGGCGAGCTGTGCCGCATGACGTACGACGTGCTCGAGGTGGACGAGCCCACCCCGATGCTGGAGCTCACCGTACGGGCCTGGGTCGCCGGCGTCGAGAGCGTCGCCCTGGAATGGCTGGAGACCCGGGGGGACATCTCCCGCCAGGTCGTGGAGACCCTGCTGTCGATGCACCTGGGCTCCACCCTCCTCAACGCCGCCGCCCTCGACCCGGTGGTGGCCGACCGGATCGAGTGGTGGCTGGAACGCGAGCCCGCCGACGGCGCCATGGGGTACTTCCTCCGTGCCCTGGCCGGGATGTTCACCTTGAAGATCACCGCCAACGTGGCCCGGCTGCTGGCCTACAGCGAGCCGCCGTCCGAGGGCTGACCGTCCTCCGCCGCCCGGTCCAGCAGCGAACGGGCCCGCAGCAGCGCCTCGATCTCGAAACGGGCCTCCGGGTCGTCCACCGACCGCGCCGGCTCCCTCGCCTCGCGGTCCGTCCGCCC
The DNA window shown above is from Thermomonospora umbrina and carries:
- a CDS encoding IclR family transcriptional regulator, with translation MPGRIQSVERAAAILRLLASGPRQLGVVELANALRLPKGTVHGILQTLQHVGFVEQDRSGGKYRLGAALLHLGNSYLDVNELRTRALNWADALASRARESVRIGSLHDGQVLVVHHVFRPDDSLQILEVGALLPVHATALGKVLLAFDLHGQGLLDELDASGPQSFTPRTLAGGRALVEELGEVRARGWAADVEELIEGEASIAAPIYDDRTVMVGAIGISGAIERVCDEDGRPRLDLVSAVRDAARAVSRDLGARRW
- a CDS encoding helix-turn-helix domain-containing protein; this translates as MVVPHLDVHAFAAIPSRLARDLRPHVGRAVEGVLGAQTEDEPAGVSGHGTVREVVEQALRHFYDLVEDPRPVVWERVAGHYAELGRRLADDPPSVDRMHQLMFRSARALWHTLDALVTVDFDETMLGLIAEAQFGFIEACSTALSQGYRSQQPEDPELRRQRRRKLLELLTADQRPEESVVGELAKQAGWPLPKAAAVAVLRPRDGYDMAQSLMVPEEMLVGSANGPFLLIPDPDGPGRDRLLRPLLRDWIVAVGPTMSPMRAAESLRWAKDAMTLAIRGVIADDDVIVSTDHVPTLVIFHAEGLIGSAADARLAPLSEVPTTHRERLLETLLALLESKFNATEAALRLHVHPQTVRYRARQLEQLFGEELRDPRGCLELEMILHARLAGTRPRPSSATPPAARGTARDRGAGAVPALS
- a CDS encoding TetR/AcrR family transcriptional regulator: MAISETPRVRHGVDAEAADGPGRTKRIGYRRLPSDQRRDEIIEAAIVTFSENNDASLGDVAATAGISRTSVYRFFETRQELLAAAFRAAGDQLLDYVRDAPMGPPSQALGIRLHRFFDYIEDHETTFIGIVRWTSPLANDEIREIADAVRGELCRMTYDVLEVDEPTPMLELTVRAWVAGVESVALEWLETRGDISRQVVETLLSMHLGSTLLNAAALDPVVADRIEWWLEREPADGAMGYFLRALAGMFTLKITANVARLLAYSEPPSEG